From the Clostridium putrefaciens genome, one window contains:
- the epsC gene encoding serine O-acetyltransferase EpsC, with the protein MFKNIRYDIKNIMENDPAAKSFIEVLLLYPSIHSLIFYRISRFFYKKRLFFIARMFSQTGRIFTGIEIHPGAKIGRGLFIDHGMGVVIGETAEIGDNVTLYHGVTLGGTGKEKGKRHPTIGDGAIIGTGAKVLGPIYVGSGAKIGANSVVLKDVPSQSTAVGIPAKILNFKSAPTIIEIKDYKGRKKSIYNEMVI; encoded by the coding sequence GTGTTTAAAAATATAAGATATGATATTAAAAATATAATGGAAAATGATCCAGCAGCAAAAAGTTTTATAGAGGTGCTACTTTTATATCCTTCAATACACTCATTAATTTTTTATAGAATATCTAGATTCTTTTATAAAAAACGCCTATTTTTCATTGCAAGGATGTTTTCTCAAACAGGAAGGATTTTTACTGGAATAGAAATACACCCAGGAGCTAAAATAGGAAGGGGACTTTTTATAGATCATGGTATGGGTGTAGTTATAGGAGAAACAGCAGAGATAGGCGATAATGTAACTTTATATCATGGAGTAACCCTTGGTGGAACAGGTAAAGAAAAAGGTAAAAGGCATCCAACCATAGGAGATGGTGCTATAATAGGAACTGGAGCCAAAGTTTTAGGACCTATTTATGTAGGAAGTGGGGCAAAAATAGGAGCTAATTCAGTAGTTTTAAAAGATGTACCATCTCAAAGTACAGCAGTAGGAATTCCAGCTAAGATATTGAATTTTAAAAGCGCACCCACTATAATAGAAATCAAAGATTATAAAGGAAGAAAAAAATCTATATATAATGAAATGGTTATTTAA
- a CDS encoding lysophospholipid acyltransferase family protein, which yields MISKTLVRLISKMPQGVFIFFSKKVMNRYVDKYADIKVNGFENIEKCKKPIIFVGNHLSNSDGLVLNKVLKDYDVTFVAGAKLSNDPITNMGINIVKNITIKPNTADKKALTKVVKTLKGGNNVFIFPEGTRSREGSMIEAKKGVVLIARLTKATIIPIGLTGTEKLLPINKGGDMSHESFNYAKVNVNIGEEFNLPSKNSEEDKHEYEDRILNYIMTSIASLLPEEYRGIYKNE from the coding sequence ATGATATCAAAAACTTTGGTTAGACTTATTTCAAAAATGCCACAGGGGGTATTTATCTTTTTTTCTAAAAAGGTAATGAATCGTTACGTAGATAAATATGCAGATATAAAAGTTAATGGATTTGAAAATATTGAAAAATGCAAAAAACCAATAATTTTTGTTGGAAATCACTTAAGTAATTCTGATGGGCTTGTGTTAAACAAGGTTTTAAAGGATTATGATGTTACATTTGTGGCAGGAGCTAAACTATCTAATGATCCTATCACTAATATGGGTATTAATATAGTTAAAAACATAACTATAAAGCCAAATACAGCAGATAAAAAAGCTTTAACAAAGGTAGTTAAGACTTTAAAAGGTGGTAATAATGTATTCATATTTCCAGAAGGCACTAGAAGTAGGGAAGGAAGTATGATAGAGGCGAAAAAAGGAGTTGTATTAATAGCAAGACTTACAAAGGCAACTATAATTCCAATAGGACTTACAGGAACTGAAAAGCTTTTGCCTATAAATAAAGGTGGGGATATGTCACATGAAAGCTTTAATTATGCTAAAGTAAATGTGAATATAGGTGAAGAGTTTAATCTACCTTCTAAAAATAGTGAAGAGGATAAGCATGAATATGAGGATAGAATTCTAAATTATATAATGACATCTATAGCTTCTTTGTTACCAGAGGAATATAGAGGAATTTATAAAAATGAATAA
- a CDS encoding helix-turn-helix transcriptional regulator, which yields MNNKNIYLREEKRNAIIYITYELLKGKRLSTKEMAQLVGKNQRTCERYIKELEESYLPIWRDGTKYYLNTDDGYLPFYLSRKKINLLYISLISFSAFGRDLNLISEILEQIEELVSPMDKDLLDSIKENLIVKRRYEIISNKGFSSYEIFMLLLEAFTKRRSVKIKYRTKRNDSYRIIDVYGFCLAKETYYINAYCHKNDKILMFRIDRIIECSLEDIYYEISKEFDLKEYYKYTWEVEKSKEPFDFEILFCGISVNNIRERKWCENQQIIEKCEGNIIFKGTTSSNIEFKKWILSFGSEVKVIKPIWLKEEIKEELKMAIELYD from the coding sequence ATGAATAACAAAAATATATACTTAAGAGAAGAAAAAAGAAATGCTATAATCTATATTACATATGAACTATTAAAAGGTAAAAGATTATCAACAAAAGAAATGGCGCAGTTAGTTGGGAAAAATCAAAGAACTTGTGAACGATATATAAAAGAATTAGAAGAAAGTTATTTACCTATATGGAGAGATGGAACAAAATACTATCTAAATACGGATGATGGATACTTACCTTTTTATTTATCAAGGAAAAAGATAAATCTTCTTTATATTTCTTTAATATCTTTTAGTGCATTTGGAAGGGACTTAAACCTTATTAGTGAAATACTTGAACAAATAGAAGAGCTGGTATCACCAATGGATAAAGACCTATTAGATAGTATAAAAGAAAATCTTATAGTTAAAAGAAGATATGAAATTATAAGTAATAAAGGCTTTAGTAGTTATGAAATATTTATGTTATTACTTGAAGCCTTTACTAAAAGACGAAGTGTTAAAATTAAATATAGAACTAAGAGGAATGATAGTTACAGGATTATAGATGTTTATGGATTTTGTTTAGCAAAGGAAACCTATTATATAAATGCCTATTGTCATAAAAATGATAAAATACTTATGTTTAGAATAGATAGGATTATAGAATGTTCGCTAGAGGATATTTATTATGAAATCTCAAAAGAATTTGATTTAAAGGAATATTACAAATATACGTGGGAGGTTGAGAAATCTAAGGAACCTTTTGATTTTGAAATTTTATTTTGTGGTATATCTGTTAACAATATTAGAGAAAGGAAATGGTGTGAAAATCAGCAAATAATAGAAAAATGCGAAGGAAACATTATATTTAAAGGAACAACATCTTCAAATATAGAATTTAAAAAGTGGATTTTAAGCTTTGGAAGTGAAGTAAAGGTTATCAAGCCGATATGGTTAAAAGAAGAGATAAAAGAAGAATTAAAGATGGCGATTGAATTATATGATTAA
- the nth gene encoding endonuclease III — translation MNNKSLKVIELLKKEYPDARCELDHKTTFQLLVATILSAQTTDKKVNEVTKDLFIEYPTVDDFLELTKEELEQKIKTIGLYRNKSKNILTMCRQLKENFNGEVPGTMEEITSLAGAGRKTANVVLSNAFGVPAIAVDTHVYRVSNRIGLAKAKDVLNTEKQLQECIPKESWSLAHHLIIFHGRRCCYARKPDCERCIINVYCDYYGDIEEEK, via the coding sequence ATGAATAATAAAAGCTTAAAGGTAATTGAACTATTAAAAAAGGAATATCCTGATGCGAGATGTGAACTTGATCATAAGACAACTTTTCAACTTTTAGTAGCTACAATATTGTCTGCACAAACTACAGATAAAAAGGTTAATGAAGTTACAAAAGATTTATTTATAGAGTATCCTACAGTAGATGACTTTTTAGAATTAACTAAAGAAGAGTTAGAACAAAAGATTAAAACCATAGGACTTTATAGAAATAAATCAAAAAATATATTAACTATGTGTAGACAGCTTAAAGAAAACTTTAATGGAGAAGTTCCAGGAACAATGGAAGAGATAACATCTCTTGCAGGTGCAGGAAGAAAAACTGCTAATGTTGTATTGTCAAATGCTTTTGGAGTTCCAGCTATTGCAGTAGATACACATGTATACAGGGTATCTAATAGAATTGGACTTGCAAAAGCTAAAGATGTTTTAAATACAGAAAAACAACTTCAAGAATGTATACCAAAAGAAAGTTGGTCCTTAGCTCATCATTTAATCATATTTCATGGAAGAAGATGCTGTTATGCTAGAAAACCTGACTGTGAAAGATGCATTATTAACGTTTATTGTGATTATTATGGTGACATTGAAGAAGAAAAATAG
- a CDS encoding TPM domain-containing protein, with protein MKKLLKKNIVLSFILLLCLGIQVSAAEEYPEPTSFKYINDYSNSIDNETKEFIISLGKELEDKTGAQLVVVTIDSLNGKDIREYGYGLFSKWGVGEKSKDNGLLMIVAVKDRKYAVEVGKGLEGAITDVGSARIMDEVARPSFKEGDFAKGIKDSYAIFAGAAATEYDVTLENNVKIPLDKIKDAKDQNSSGKDSSSIVSIIIFFIIMIVFGNRGGRNNKGGPGGRGGGRYKRGIFIPTYMGSGGYGSNKGSSGGGINLGGFGGGSSGGGGSSGGW; from the coding sequence ATGAAAAAGTTATTAAAAAAAAATATAGTTCTTTCTTTTATTCTTTTATTATGTCTTGGTATACAGGTAAGTGCAGCAGAAGAATATCCAGAGCCTACAAGTTTTAAGTATATAAATGACTACTCAAACTCTATAGATAATGAAACTAAAGAGTTCATAATATCTTTAGGGAAAGAATTAGAAGATAAAACAGGAGCACAACTAGTGGTTGTAACCATAGACAGTTTAAATGGAAAAGACATAAGAGAGTATGGCTATGGATTGTTTTCTAAATGGGGAGTAGGAGAAAAGTCTAAAGATAATGGGCTTCTTATGATTGTTGCAGTTAAGGATAGAAAGTATGCTGTAGAGGTAGGAAAAGGCCTTGAGGGAGCAATAACAGATGTAGGTTCTGCTAGGATAATGGATGAAGTAGCAAGACCTAGCTTTAAAGAAGGTGACTTTGCTAAAGGAATAAAAGATTCATATGCAATATTTGCTGGTGCAGCAGCCACAGAATATGATGTTACATTAGAAAACAACGTTAAAATACCTTTAGACAAGATTAAGGATGCCAAAGATCAAAACTCATCTGGAAAAGATTCATCCTCTATAGTAAGCATAATAATCTTCTTTATAATTATGATTGTATTTGGAAACCGTGGAGGCAGAAATAATAAAGGTGGTCCTGGTGGTAGAGGTGGCGGAAGGTACAAAAGAGGTATTTTCATTCCCACATATATGGGATCAGGAGGATATGGAAGCAATAAGGGCAGTAGCGGCGGAGGCATTAACCTAGGTGGCTTTGGTGGCGGAAGCTCTGGAGGCGGAGGTAGCTCTGGAGGTTGGTAG
- the queG gene encoding tRNA epoxyqueuosine(34) reductase QueG yields MKSVTELENYIRSLGLDTFGFIKAKRFEELRSFLEYRKINGLENEFEEQDIEKRINPNMLMEKGKVIISIAFPYLYNNNFNNDTGFSKYTEGLDYHIVVRSYLDKIVEFLNEKGHEAKAFVDSNVLPERYIAYKAGLGFVGKNNMIITKRYGSFVFLGEIITSMDIEINHKENKISDIEKYESCGSCDICLKQCPTKAINEKLRNSNICLSYITQKKQIEDKWFKVLGGRIFGCDSCQKTCPYNDKVKFSNLEGFRPLEFISNIQTKELIYINNKDFKETLKNTSASWRGKSLIQRNALIRFINFENNKEVDIDSIASPYVKDYAIRLLKIRKL; encoded by the coding sequence ATGAAGAGTGTAACTGAACTTGAAAATTATATAAGATCCTTAGGACTAGACACTTTTGGATTTATAAAAGCAAAAAGATTTGAAGAACTAAGATCATTTTTAGAGTATAGAAAGATAAATGGATTAGAAAATGAATTTGAAGAGCAAGATATAGAAAAAAGGATAAATCCTAATATGTTAATGGAAAAAGGAAAAGTTATAATATCTATAGCTTTTCCTTATCTTTATAACAATAACTTTAATAATGATACAGGCTTTTCAAAATATACTGAAGGACTAGATTATCATATTGTAGTTAGATCATATTTAGATAAGATAGTTGAATTTTTAAATGAAAAAGGTCATGAAGCAAAGGCCTTTGTAGATAGCAACGTCTTACCAGAGCGTTATATAGCATATAAGGCGGGACTTGGATTTGTAGGAAAAAATAATATGATAATAACTAAAAGGTACGGATCTTTTGTTTTTCTCGGAGAAATAATAACAAGTATGGATATTGAAATAAACCATAAAGAAAATAAAATTTCAGATATCGAAAAATATGAAAGCTGCGGAAGTTGTGACATTTGCTTAAAGCAATGCCCAACTAAGGCTATAAACGAGAAGCTACGGAATTCTAATATATGTCTATCTTATATTACTCAAAAAAAACAAATAGAAGATAAGTGGTTTAAAGTTTTAGGAGGGAGGATATTTGGATGTGATTCTTGTCAAAAGACTTGTCCGTACAATGATAAAGTAAAGTTTTCAAATTTAGAAGGATTTAGGCCTTTAGAATTTATTAGTAATATACAAACAAAAGAACTTATATATATAAACAATAAAGATTTTAAAGAAACTTTGAAAAATACCTCAGCCTCTTGGAGAGGAAAATCTTTAATTCAAAGAAATGCACTCATAAGATTCATAAATTTTGAAAACAATAAAGAGGTGGATATAGATAGTATAGCTTCACCCTATGTTAAAGACTATGCCATAAGGCTTTTAAAAATAAGAAAATTATAA
- a CDS encoding D-alanine--D-alanine ligase: MNIGVIMGGISSEREISLKTGKEIAMNLNSKKYKVSEIIINNTEELIEKVKNIDFAFIALHGKFGEDGTIQSVLKTLNIPYTGCDSLSSAICMDKDMTKKILKYADIRTGKWISLNSLDELNYDEINKLAYPVVIKPNSGGSSVATNLISKEKDIKAAVEEAFKYDTEVMIEEYIKGDEITCCILKGKMLPVLAIKPKSNFFDYTSKYEDGGAEEIIVNLTEKLHKEVEEMAIACWKELKCSVYARVDMIVKEGIPYILEINTLPGMTKNSLFPKSASGVNMDFKMLLENIIQYSIEERRNKI, encoded by the coding sequence ATGAATATAGGCGTAATAATGGGGGGAATATCATCAGAAAGAGAAATATCCCTTAAAACAGGTAAAGAAATAGCTATGAATTTAAATTCAAAGAAATATAAAGTAAGCGAAATTATAATAAATAATACAGAAGAATTAATAGAAAAGGTAAAAAATATAGATTTTGCATTTATAGCACTTCACGGTAAGTTTGGGGAAGATGGAACAATTCAATCAGTATTAAAAACATTGAATATACCTTACACAGGATGTGATTCATTAAGTAGCGCTATATGTATGGATAAAGATATGACAAAAAAGATACTAAAATATGCAGATATAAGAACTGGAAAGTGGATTAGTTTAAACTCTTTAGATGAGTTAAATTATGATGAAATAAATAAGTTAGCGTACCCAGTAGTAATAAAGCCTAATAGTGGCGGATCTAGCGTTGCTACAAATTTAATAAGTAAAGAAAAAGATATTAAAGCAGCTGTAGAAGAAGCTTTTAAATATGATACAGAAGTTATGATAGAAGAATATATAAAGGGAGATGAGATAACCTGTTGTATATTAAAGGGTAAAATGTTACCAGTACTTGCTATAAAGCCAAAATCAAACTTTTTTGACTATACTTCAAAGTATGAAGATGGTGGGGCAGAAGAGATTATAGTAAATCTAACTGAGAAACTTCATAAAGAAGTAGAAGAGATGGCAATTGCTTGTTGGAAGGAATTAAAATGTAGTGTTTACGCTAGAGTAGATATGATAGTAAAGGAAGGTATTCCTTATATCTTAGAAATAAACACATTACCAGGCATGACTAAAAACAGTTTATTTCCTAAAAGTGCATCAGGAGTTAATATGGACTTTAAAATGCTTTTAGAAAATATAATTCAGTATTCCATAGAAGAAAGAAGAAATAAAATATAG
- the cysK gene encoding cysteine synthase A gives MIFNNALEMIGNTPLLALRNLGGKDIGKVYLKLEKFNPAGSIKDRAALGMVEKAEKLGLLKSGDTIVEPTSGNTGIALAMIGRLKGYKVIIVMPDTMSVERRNIIKAYGAELILTDGTKGMKGAIGKAEEIAKGKDGYFIPQQFLNLANPEKHYETTAEELLKDVPDMDIFVAGVGTGGTISGVGRRLKELKGDIKVIAVEPENSQVLSGGNPGPHKIQGIGAGFIPEIYDGSVVDEIIKVKDEEAFEAARLVALKEGMLIGISSGANVHASLELAKKYGKNIKIVTVAPDGGEKYISMGIYE, from the coding sequence ATGATATTTAATAATGCTTTAGAAATGATAGGTAACACACCTTTATTAGCACTTAGAAACTTGGGTGGAAAAGACATTGGAAAAGTTTATTTAAAACTAGAAAAATTTAATCCGGCAGGTAGCATAAAAGATAGAGCAGCACTAGGTATGGTAGAAAAGGCAGAAAAATTAGGACTTCTAAAATCAGGGGACACTATTGTGGAACCTACAAGCGGAAACACTGGAATAGCACTAGCTATGATAGGAAGATTAAAAGGTTATAAGGTAATAATTGTTATGCCAGATACTATGAGCGTAGAAAGAAGAAATATCATAAAGGCATATGGCGCAGAGTTAATACTAACAGATGGAACTAAAGGGATGAAGGGTGCTATAGGCAAGGCTGAAGAAATTGCAAAAGGGAAAGATGGATACTTCATACCACAACAATTTTTAAATCTAGCAAATCCTGAAAAGCATTATGAAACTACAGCAGAGGAATTATTAAAAGATGTACCTGATATGGATATATTTGTTGCAGGTGTTGGTACTGGCGGAACCATATCTGGAGTTGGAAGAAGACTTAAAGAACTAAAAGGTGATATAAAAGTAATTGCAGTAGAACCAGAAAATTCGCAGGTATTATCAGGTGGTAATCCAGGACCACACAAAATCCAAGGTATAGGAGCAGGATTTATACCTGAAATATATGATGGATCTGTAGTAGATGAGATAATAAAGGTTAAAGATGAAGAGGCTTTTGAAGCTGCTAGATTAGTAGCATTAAAAGAAGGAATGTTAATAGGTATATCCTCTGGAGCTAATGTTCATGCATCATTAGAACTAGCAAAGAAATATGGAAAGAATATTAAAATAGTAACCGTAGCTCCAGATGGTGGAGAAAAGTATATTTCCATGGGTATCTACGAATAA
- a CDS encoding LemA family protein, translating to MKKSLKVLLTVLLVILVITIPFVGSYNSMVTSEQKVNTAESNIDAQLQRRSDLIPNVVETVKGYAAQEKDIFTAVAESRSKLAGATTTEEKAAADQQLTGAVGRLLAISERYPELKSDQVFRDLTVQLEGTENRISVSRQNFNDAASEYNTSIKRFPRNIVAGMFGFKEKPYFKADESAKEVPKVEFNNKK from the coding sequence ATGAAAAAATCATTGAAAGTGTTGTTAACAGTTTTATTGGTTATATTAGTTATAACTATTCCTTTTGTAGGATCTTATAACTCAATGGTTACATCTGAGCAAAAAGTAAATACAGCAGAATCTAATATAGATGCTCAGCTTCAAAGAAGATCAGATCTTATACCAAATGTTGTAGAAACAGTAAAAGGTTACGCAGCTCAAGAAAAGGACATATTTACAGCGGTAGCAGAATCTAGATCTAAGCTTGCAGGTGCAACTACAACAGAAGAAAAGGCTGCAGCAGATCAGCAATTAACAGGTGCTGTAGGAAGACTTCTTGCAATATCAGAAAGGTATCCAGAGCTTAAATCTGATCAAGTTTTTAGAGACCTTACAGTTCAACTTGAAGGTACAGAAAATAGAATATCAGTTTCAAGACAAAATTTTAATGATGCAGCTAGTGAATATAATACATCAATTAAAAGATTCCCAAGAAACATAGTAGCTGGCATGTTTGGATTTAAAGAAAAACCTTACTTTAAAGCCGATGAATCAGCAAAAGAAGTACCAAAGGTAGAGTTTAATAATAAAAAATAA